A stretch of DNA from Thalassospiraceae bacterium LMO-SO8:
GGCCGCGGGCGCCTTTTCCCACAAGCTGGCGGCCCTGTTGGGCGAGAAAATCCCGCTCGGGACCGAACGCGGCTACCACGCCATCCTGGCCGACCCGGGGGTGCAGGTGAACCACGCCGTCGGCTGGAAGGCCCGGGCGTTCTATGCCTCGCCCATGGAGATGGGCCTGCGCCTGGCCGGCACGGTCGAGCTGGCGGGGCTGGAGCCGCCGCCCGATTACGCCCGGGTGAAGGTCATGACCGATCTGGTGCCCAAGCTGCTGCCGGGCGTGAAGACGGAGGTGTCGACCCAGTGGATGGGCTTCCGTCCGACCCTGCCGGACAGCCTGCCGGTGCTGGGGCCGTCGTCCACGGCGCCGGGGCTGTTCCATGCCTTCGGCCATCAGCACGTGGGCCTGACCTGCGGCCCGGCGACGGGGCGCGTCATCGCGCGGCTGCTGAAGGGCGAGGCGCCGAACGTCGATCTGACGCCGTTCCGGGCGGATCGGTTCTAAAAACTCAGGAAGTTCGGATTTACGCCGCCAGCGCACTTTCCAGATAGGGGCGGAAGTGGTCGATGTCCGGCGTGTCCAGGCCGGCGATCTTGGCCCGGTCGTCCCATTCACGGACCTTCACCGCGTCCTCGTAATGGGGCAGGGCTTCGAAGGCCTTGACCTCGTCGGCGGTCATGGGACCGCCCTGTAGTTCCAGGGATTTGACCGAGGCCGGCGACAGGGTCTCGAAATAGCCCGGCTGTGTGGCGCAGAGATAGCGCTTGGCCTCGACATGCAGGCCCACGGCCTGGGCCACGCGGGCGTTGAAGTGACGGTCGGCCCAGCCGCGGGCGATGTCCTCGTGCTTGTCGTCGATGCCGCGGTCGGCGGCCCCCTGGCCGTGTTTCTGCATCATATGACCGATGTCGTGCAGGAAGGCGGCGGCGACCAGATCTCCGTCACCCGATTCCCGTTCCGCCAGCCAGGCGCATTGCAGGGCGTGTTCAAGCTGCGACACCACCTCGGTGTACGGACGGCGGCCCAAATCAAGATAAATTTCAAGGGCTTCGGCGAGGGGATTTTTCGTCATGGTCGGGTTCCTGTATACTGAATCAGGTCCACCGGACGGGGCCTGGGCGATGCTGTCCTGGGAATCTATCAATTTTATCATATTGGTCTGATGACTATCAGATGAACTTTTATTGAGCCATGTGGTACTTGAACTCCCTGCGTGGCCCGGTGTATGCAACGCGCCTGAAGGAGACGGTTCCAATGCTAAGGCGTCATATATTCACTGTTTTCCTGGTCGCCGCCCTGATGGCGTTTGCGCCGCGGGCCGTGTGCGCCGAAGTGACGACGGAAGATGTCAAAACCTTCGTCAACACCATGGCTTCGTCGGCGATCAACTCCCTGACCGGGAAGGACATCGCCCGCGACGTGCGCAAGGAACGCTTCCGCGCGCTGGTGAACGATTTCTTCGCCGTGAAATCCATCGGCAAATGGGTGCTGGGCCGCCATTGGCGCCGCGCCACCCCGGAACAGCGCGAGGAATACCTGACCCTGTTCGAGAACATGCTGCTGGAACGCTATGTCGACGGGTTCAAGGACTACTCCGGCGAATCCCTGGAAATCAGCCGCGCCGAAAAGCGCCAGGAAAACGATTTCATCGTCCATACCATGCTGAAACGCCCCGGCGGCCAGCCGGTCGAGGTCAGCTGGCGCGTCGGCGTGGGCGAACGCGACGGCCAGCATATCTTCAAGATCGTCGACATCATCGTGAACGGCCTGTCCATGGCCCTGACCCAGCAGAAGGAATTCAATTCCGTGATCTCGAATAACGGAAATTCCGTCGACAGCCTGCTGGAGAAAATGCGGGAAATGGCCAAACCCGCCGGCTGATCCCGGCGTCAGCTGATCCGAGTGAAGGTATTTTCCGGTCATGGGGCAGCCCGCCGATTCTCCTGAACCGACGCCGGGCTCTGGCGTGGAAACGCCGTCGGGCAAAGACGCTGCTTACGAAAATTTTCCCGTCGGCTCGTTCCTGCTGCCGGCCCGTCTGCGCCCGCATGTGGCGCGGTTCTACCGCTTCGCCCGCGCCATCGATGACATCGCCGACAACACCGCCTTGGACGCGGACACCAAGGTCCGCCGTCTGGCCGGGTTCGAGGCGGCGCTTTTGGGCCAGCATCCGGACGATCCCGAATTCGCCACCGCCCATGCCATGCGCGACAGTTTGGCGGAAACCGACATCACGCCGCGCCATTGCCAAGACCTGATCGACGTGTTCAAGCAGGACGCGGTCAAGGGCCGCTATCAGGATTGGGACGATCTGATGCATTACTGCATCCGTTCAGCCGCCCCCGTGGGCCGCTATCTGATCGACCTGCATGGCGGGGCGTCTCTGGGGTATGGCCCGTCGGACGCGCTGTGCAACGCGTTGCAGGTCATCAACCATTTGCAGGATTGTCAGGACGACTACCGCAGTCTGGACCGGGTCTACCTGCCGGGCGACTGGCTGGCCGCGGAAGGGGCGGTGGTCGAAGACCTGGACCGCCCGGCCTGTACCCCGGCCCTGCGCCGCGTGATCGACCGCTGCCTGGACGCGACCGAGATTCTGTTGGACGAAGCCCGTCCCATATCCTCCGGCATGCACAGCCGCCGGCTCGGCATGGAGGCCGCCGCCATCTGGGAAATCGCCCGCCGGCTCACGGACTTGCTGCGCCGCAGAGATCCGTTGGCCGGGCGGGTGGCGCTGACCAAGGGCGGCTATGCCTGGTGCTGTGCCAAGGGTGCTTTGGCCGCCCTGGTCGGCCTGCACGGGCGATGAGACCGGAACGATGACGGCGGCGGCCCTGCTGGCGTTCGCCGTCTGGGCGGGGATTCTGTTCTGCCGCGGACGGTTCTGGTTCGCCGACCAGCACCTGAGCCCCGCCGCCAAGACACCACCCAAGGGCGGCTGGCCCGATATCGCCGCCGTTATTCCCGCCCGCGACGAGGCCGACAGCATCGCCCGCACCGTGGCCTCCTTGTTCGCCCAGGATTATCCCGGGCGGATCGACGTCGTGGTGGTCGACGACAATTCGACGGACGGCACGGGGACGCTGGCCTGGGACGCCGCCCATGCGGCGGGGGTGGCGGACCGTTTCCATTTGGTCACCGGCCGGCCCCTGGCGGAAGGCTGGTCCGGCAAGCTTTGGGCGGTTCATCAGGGGCTCGAGGCGGCGCGGACGGCGGCGCCCGGGGCCCGCTATGTCCTGTTGACCGACGCCGACATTTCCCATGACCCGGCCAATCTGCGCCGTCTGGTCGAAAAGGCGGAGATGGAGAACCGGGATCTGGTCTCCCTCATGGTGCGGCTTAATTGCGAGACGCCGTGGGAACGTCTGCTGATCCCGGCCTTCGTGTTCTTCTTCCAGAAACTGTTTCCCTTTCCCTGGGTCAACGACCCGGTCAAGCGCACGGCGGCGGCGGCGGGCGGCTGCATGCTGGTGCGGCGGACCGCCCTGGATACGGCTGGCGGGATCGGCGCGATCAAGGACCGGCTGATCGACGATTGCGCCTTGGCGGCGCTGTTGAAGGCCAGGGGGTCGATCTGGCTGGGCCTCAGCCGCGAGACGGTGAGCCTGCGCCGCTATGACGGGCTGGGGGAACTGTGGCGCATGGTCGCGCGCACGGCGTATGAGCAGCTCGGCCATTCGCCCCTGATGCTGCTGGGCACCGTTGCCGGGATGGTCCTGCTGTATCTGGTGCCGCCGGTGGCGGCGCTGTGGGGCCTGGTTGCCGGGGATTGGCCGATGCTGGCCGCCGGGGCGGCGGGATGGCTTGCCATGGCCGTCGCCTATTTCCCGACTCTGCGTCTGTACGGGCGCCCGCCCTGGGCGGCCCTGGGGCTGCCCGTGGCCGGGCTGCTCTACACCGTGATGACCGTCGATTCCGCCCGCCGTCACGGCCAGGGGCGGGGTGGCGGGTGGAAGGGGCGAACCTATGCCGGCGGGGTGGGTGCGCCGGATCCCCGGGGCTGACGGCCGCCCCGTCATTGGGGGCTGGCCTTGGCTGCACCCCCCAGTGTATCCATTGCACCCATGGACAATCTGGTGACCCTTTCCGAAGCCGAAGTCGGCCGCGCCCGTGAACACGTGGAACGGATCGTGCGCGCCTCGGGCACGACCTTCTATTGGGCCATGCGGCTCCTGCCCGGTGAAAAGCGGCGCGCCATGTTCGCGGTCTATGCCTTCTGCCGCATCGTCGATGACATCGCCGACGACCCCAATCCGCTCGACGTGAAAAAGCGCGAACTGGCCCGCTGGCGGGACGAAATCCGCGCCCTGTATTCGGGGCGGCCCAAGGATCCGGTCGCCGTGGCCCTGGCCGAACCGATTGCCCATTTCGGTCTGGCCGAGGCCGACTTTCAGGCCGTCATCGACGGCATGGAAACGGATGCGTCGGAAACGCTCCGCCTCGCCACCCGCGACGACCTGTTGCGGTACTGCGACCGGGTCGCCTGCGCCGTGGGGCGGCTGAGCTGCCGCATCTTCGGCCTGGGGGCTGAGATCGGAGACCGGCTGGCGGGCGCGCTCGGCCTCGCCCTGCAACTGACCAACATCCTGCGCGATCTGGAAGAGGACGCGGCGCGGGACCGACTGTATCTGCCCGATGATCTGCTGGCTGACCATGGCGTTGCCGCCCGCGATCCACAAGGCGTCCTGGCCGACGCCAATCTGACTGCCGCCGTCGCCGAGATCGGCGCCCTGGCCGAGGAAAAGTTCGCCGAGGCCCGGGCCCTGCTCGGCCAGTGCGAGGCCGACCGGGTCAAACCCGCGACCATGATGATGGAAGCATACGGGCGCATCTTCCGCCGCATGCGGGCGCGCGGCTGGCACCGGGTGCTGGAGCCGGCGGGGCTGACCAAGGCGGAAAAGCTTTGGGTCGCCTTCCGCTACGGCCTGCTGTAGCCCGGCGCATGGCGACCGGACGTATCCATGTGATCGGCGCCGGGGTGGCGGGGCTTGCCGCCGCCGTGCGCCTGGCCCAGGGCGGCCGCAAGGTCGTCCTGTATGACAGTGCCGGGCACGCCGGCGGACGCTGCCGATCCTATTTCGACGCCCATCTGGAGCGCCGCATCGACAACGGCAATCACCTGATGTTGTCCGGCAACTGGGCGATCCGTGATTACCTGCAAACAGTGGGCTCGGCGGACAGCCTGACGGGACCTGAGGACGCGTCCTTTCCCTTTCGCGATCTCAGGACCGGCGAGACCTGGACGATCACGCCCGACGCGGGCCGGGTGCCCTGGTCCATCCTGTTCGGCGCAGGCCGGGTGCCGGGGACCTGTCTGAGCGAATACCTGCGGGTCCGGCATCTGGCTTGTGCGGGGGCGGAGGACACGGTCACGGACTGTCTGGCCGGACCGGGCACGTTGTTCGAGAAATTCTGGGAGCCGCTCGCCGTCGGCGTTCTCAACACGCCCGCCGATACGGCGTCGGCGCGCCTGTTGTGGCCGGTTGTGAAGGAAACCTTCGGACGCGGCCGCGCCGCCTGCCGGCCGCTGATGGCGCGGGCGGGGCTGAGCGAAAGCTTCGTCGACCCGGCGCTCGACTATCTGGCCGGGCAGGGGGCGGAGGTTTGCTTCAACAATCGCCTGCGCGCCCTGGACCTTGACGATGGGCAGGTCCGCGCCCTCGATTTCGCCGGCGCCACGAAGGTTCTCGATCCCGGGGATCAGGTCGTCCTGGCCGTGCCCGCCTGGGCGGCGGCGGATCTGCTGCCGGGCCTGAACGGACCGCAAGCCAGCCATGCCATCGTCAACGCCCATTTCCGGCTGACACGGCCGGTACCGGCGGCCCCCCCCTTGGTCGGGCTGGTCGGCG
This window harbors:
- a CDS encoding glycosyltransferase — its product is MTAAALLAFAVWAGILFCRGRFWFADQHLSPAAKTPPKGGWPDIAAVIPARDEADSIARTVASLFAQDYPGRIDVVVVDDNSTDGTGTLAWDAAHAAGVADRFHLVTGRPLAEGWSGKLWAVHQGLEAARTAAPGARYVLLTDADISHDPANLRRLVEKAEMENRDLVSLMVRLNCETPWERLLIPAFVFFFQKLFPFPWVNDPVKRTAAAAGGCMLVRRTALDTAGGIGAIKDRLIDDCALAALLKARGSIWLGLSRETVSLRRYDGLGELWRMVARTAYEQLGHSPLMLLGTVAGMVLLYLVPPVAALWGLVAGDWPMLAAGAAGWLAMAVAYFPTLRLYGRPPWAALGLPVAGLLYTVMTVDSARRHGQGRGGGWKGRTYAGGVGAPDPRG
- the hpnE gene encoding hydroxysqualene dehydroxylase HpnE is translated as MATGRIHVIGAGVAGLAAAVRLAQGGRKVVLYDSAGHAGGRCRSYFDAHLERRIDNGNHLMLSGNWAIRDYLQTVGSADSLTGPEDASFPFRDLRTGETWTITPDAGRVPWSILFGAGRVPGTCLSEYLRVRHLACAGAEDTVTDCLAGPGTLFEKFWEPLAVGVLNTPADTASARLLWPVVKETFGRGRAACRPLMARAGLSESFVDPALDYLAGQGAEVCFNNRLRALDLDDGQVRALDFAGATKVLDPGDQVVLAVPAWAAADLLPGLNGPQASHAIVNAHFRLTRPVPAAPPLVGLVGGTAQWVFLRDDVASVTVSAADALAAEANEEIAMRLWPEVRAALGLTAKEQVESPLPPWRIVKEKRATISQTPAEDRRRPLPRTAWRNLVLAGDWTATGLPATIEGSIRSGYRAADLVVTSMSSS
- a CDS encoding HD domain-containing protein, with translation MTKNPLAEALEIYLDLGRRPYTEVVSQLEHALQCAWLAERESGDGDLVAAAFLHDIGHMMQKHGQGAADRGIDDKHEDIARGWADRHFNARVAQAVGLHVEAKRYLCATQPGYFETLSPASVKSLELQGGPMTADEVKAFEALPHYEDAVKVREWDDRAKIAGLDTPDIDHFRPYLESALAA
- the hpnD gene encoding presqualene diphosphate synthase HpnD, which codes for MTLSEAEVGRAREHVERIVRASGTTFYWAMRLLPGEKRRAMFAVYAFCRIVDDIADDPNPLDVKKRELARWRDEIRALYSGRPKDPVAVALAEPIAHFGLAEADFQAVIDGMETDASETLRLATRDDLLRYCDRVACAVGRLSCRIFGLGAEIGDRLAGALGLALQLTNILRDLEEDAARDRLYLPDDLLADHGVAARDPQGVLADANLTAAVAEIGALAEEKFAEARALLGQCEADRVKPATMMMEAYGRIFRRMRARGWHRVLEPAGLTKAEKLWVAFRYGLL
- a CDS encoding ABC transporter substrate-binding protein, with protein sequence MLRRHIFTVFLVAALMAFAPRAVCAEVTTEDVKTFVNTMASSAINSLTGKDIARDVRKERFRALVNDFFAVKSIGKWVLGRHWRRATPEQREEYLTLFENMLLERYVDGFKDYSGESLEISRAEKRQENDFIVHTMLKRPGGQPVEVSWRVGVGERDGQHIFKIVDIIVNGLSMALTQQKEFNSVISNNGNSVDSLLEKMREMAKPAG
- the hpnC gene encoding squalene synthase HpnC, whose translation is MGQPADSPEPTPGSGVETPSGKDAAYENFPVGSFLLPARLRPHVARFYRFARAIDDIADNTALDADTKVRRLAGFEAALLGQHPDDPEFATAHAMRDSLAETDITPRHCQDLIDVFKQDAVKGRYQDWDDLMHYCIRSAAPVGRYLIDLHGGASLGYGPSDALCNALQVINHLQDCQDDYRSLDRVYLPGDWLAAEGAVVEDLDRPACTPALRRVIDRCLDATEILLDEARPISSGMHSRRLGMEAAAIWEIARRLTDLLRRRDPLAGRVALTKGGYAWCCAKGALAALVGLHGR